Proteins encoded by one window of Cannabis sativa cultivar Pink pepper isolate KNU-18-1 chromosome 4, ASM2916894v1, whole genome shotgun sequence:
- the LOC115712335 gene encoding probable 1-deoxy-D-xylulose-5-phosphate synthase 2, chloroplastic: MAVSGSFIVPNHSFLSQLKSPQPYYSSNKQLSLRVRGSLCSSDDGEGKFISKEKDEWKIKYSSEKPITPLLDTVNYPVHMKNLSTQDLEQLAAELRADVVHTVSKTGGHLSASLGVVELTVALHHVFNTPDDKIIWDVGHQTYPHKILTGRRSQMHTIRKTSGLAGFPKRDESVYDAFGAGHSSTSISAGLGMAVARDLLGKKNSVVSVIGDGAMTAGMAYEAMNNAGYLDANLIVVLNDNKQVSLPTATLDGPATPVGALSGALTKLQASTKFRKLREAAKTITKQIGGPAHEVAAKVDEYARGMISASGSTLFEELGLYYIGPVDGHNVGDLVTIFEKVKSMPAPGPVLIHIVTEKGKGYPPAEVAPDKMHGVVKFDPTTGKQFKSKSSTLSYTQYFAESLIKEAEEDDKIVAIHAAMGGGTGLNYFQKKFPDRCFDVGIAEQHAVTFAAGLAAEGLKPFCAIYSSFLQRGYDQVAHDVDLQKLPVRFALDRAGMVGADGPTHCGAFDITYMACLPNMVVMAPSDEAELMHMVATATAIDDRPSCFRFPRGNGIGAKLPANNKGTILEIGKGRILMEGSRVAILGYGSIVQQCVEAASILKKQDISVTVADARFCKPLDTNLIRRLANEHEILITAEEGSIGGFGSHVSHFLSLSGLLDGSLKLRAMVLPDRYIDHGSPQDQTETAGLSSRHISATVLSLLGKPKEALQFM, translated from the exons ATGGCGGTTTCTGGTTCATTCATTGTACCAAATCATTCATTCCTTTCACAACTTAAATCTCCACAGCCATATTACAGTTCCAACAAACAG TTGAGTTTAAGGGTGAGAGGATCTCTTTGTAGCTCAGATGATGGGGAAGGAAAATTCATCAGCAAAGAAAAAGATGAATGGAAAATCAAGTATTCCAGTGAAAAACCAATCACTCCATTGCTTGATACAGTCAATTACCCAGTTCACATGAAGAATTTATCCACACag GATCTTGAACAACTAGCAGCAGAGCTTAGAGCAGATGTAGTCCATACAGTATCAAAGACAGGTGGTCATCTGAGTGCAAGCTTGGGAGTTGTGGAGCTCACTGTAGCACTGCATCATGTTTTCAATACCCCTGATGATAAAATCATATGGGATGTTGGACATCAG ACATACCCGCATAAGATTCTTACAGGAAGGAGGTCTCAAATGCATACCATTAGAAAGACTTCTGGTCTAGCAGGGTTTCCCAAAAGAGATGAGAGTGTTTACGATGCTTTCGGTGCAGGACACAGTTCTACAAGCATATCAGCAGGCCTTG GCATGGCAGTTGCCAGGGATCTTCTGGGAAAGAAGAACAGTGTTGTTTCTGTGATTGGAGATGGGGCCATGACTGCAGGAATGGCATATGAAGCCATGAATAATGCCGGCTACTTGGACGCCAACTTGATTGTTGTATTAAACGACAATAAACAAGTTTCTTTACCAACTGCTACTCTTGATGGTCCTGCAACCCCAGTGGGAGCTCTAAGTGGTGCTTTGACTAAGCTTCAAGCAAGCACCAAGTTCAGAAAACTTCGTGAAGCTGCGAAA ACCATCACAAAACAAATTGGAGGGCCAGCACATGAAGTTGCAGCTAAAGTAGATGAGTATGCCAGAGGAATGATAAGTGCTTCTGGGTCAACACTCTTTGAGGAGCTTGGGTTGTATTATATTGGTCCAGTGGATGGGCATAATGTTGGAGATCTAGTCACCATTTTCGAGAAAGTGAAATCTATGCCAGCGCCAGGACCAGTCTTGATCCACATCGTCACAGAGAAAGGGAAAGGCTATCCCCCAGCTGAAGTAGCACCTGATAAAATGCATG GAGTTGTAAAGTTTGACCCGACAACAGGAAAGCAATTTAAGTCCAAATCGTCGACACTTTCATATACTCAGTACTTTGCTGAATCTCTAATAAAAGAAGCTGAAGAAGATGACAAGATTGTTGCCATACACGCAGCAATGGGTGGTGGCACTGGTCTCAATTATTTCCAGAAGAAATTTCCTGATCGTTGCTTTGATGTGGGGATTGCTGAGCAACATGCTGTCACGTTTGCAGCTGGATTAGCTGCAGAGGGTCTCAAACCATTCTGTGCCATATACTCATCATTCCTGCAACGAGGATATGATCAG GTTGCACATGATGTAGACCTTCAAAAATTACCTGTCCGTTTTGCATTGGATAGAGCTGGCATGGTTGGTGCAGATGGGCCTACCCACTGCGGTGCATTTGATATCACCTACATGGCCTGCTTGCCCAACATGGTTGTCATGGCTCCATCAGATGAGGCTGAACTTATGCACATGGTGGCCACAGCAACAGCTATAGATGACAGACCCAGTTGCTTCAGGTTTCCAAGGGGCAATGGAATTGGAGCAAAGCTTCCAGCTAATAATAAAGGAACTATACTTGAG aTTGGAAAAGGTAGAATATTAATGGAAGGCAGCAGAGTAGCTATTTTGGGTTATGGTTCTATTGTTCAGCAATGTGTGGAAGCTGCAAGCATATTAAAGAAACAAGACATTTCAGTGACAGTAGCTGATGCAAGATTTTGCAAACCATTGGATACAAATCTCATACGACGGTTAGCCAATGAGCATGAAATCCTAATCACTGCCGAAGAAGGTTCTATTGGAGGCTTTGGGTCTCATGTGTCACACTTTCTAAGCTTAAGTGGACTTCTTGATGGGTCTCTAAAG TTGAGAGCAATGGTTCTTCCTGATAGATACATTGACCATGGATCACCCCAAGATCAGACTGAAACAGCCGGGCTCTCCTCGAGGCATATATCTGCAACAGTCTTATCTCTCTTGGGGAAGCCCAAGGAAGCACTTCAGTTCATGTAA